From the genome of Amycolatopsis sp. NBC_01488, one region includes:
- the pucD gene encoding xanthine dehydrogenase subunit D, with translation MTTTSVTTQTVNGVGTSPRRPDGTVKVRGEFAYSSDLWHEDMVWGVTLRSPHPYARITAIDITDALTVPGVYAVLTHEDVPGVNRYGLEHSDQPVLASEVVRYQGEPVALVAADHPETARRAMKRIVVSYEELSPVTDSEAAVAGEGPSLHDGGNVVRHVKIRRGPQDLRADVVVSGVYEVGMQDQAFLGPESGLAVPDTEGGVDLYVATQWLHVDQQQIVAALGLPVEKVRLTLGGVGGAFGGREDLSMQVHACLLALHTGKPVKMVYNREESFYGHVHRHPAKMYYEHGATHDGRLVYVRTRLYLDGGAYASSTGAVVANAATLGVGPYEVDSVSVDCWGTYTNNPPCGAMRGFGAVQAAFGYESQMDKLALACGLDPVEIRVRNALSEGDLMPTGQVVDSAAPVAELLELVRAKPMPPERPFDLRHMPGGVSNTTHGEGVVRGVGYAVGIKNVCFSEGFDDYSTARVRLQLVGGEPAATVHTAACEVGQGLVTIMQQIVRTELGVDQVTVLPMDTSIGNGGSTSASRQTYVTGGAVQAACVAVRARLLSRFDQRVRVVGGKLVAADGQVLADLVDVLGDDVHDETVEWRHRPTSALDPETGQGTAHVQYAFAAHRAVVDVDTELGLVKVVALDCAQDVGKALNPQAVLGQIQGGSAQGLGLAVMEEIQTSGGKIRNPSFTDYLIPTVLDMPPMSIDVLERPDPHAPYGLRGVGEPPTISSTPAIVAAIRAATGLALTRVPVRPEHLTGT, from the coding sequence ATGACCACCACTTCCGTCACCACGCAGACGGTCAACGGCGTCGGCACGTCGCCGCGTCGTCCGGACGGGACGGTGAAGGTCCGCGGTGAGTTCGCGTACTCCTCGGACCTGTGGCACGAGGACATGGTGTGGGGCGTGACCCTGCGCAGCCCGCACCCGTACGCGCGGATCACGGCGATCGACATCACTGACGCCCTCACGGTGCCCGGCGTCTACGCGGTGCTGACGCACGAGGACGTTCCCGGTGTCAACCGCTACGGCCTCGAGCACTCCGACCAGCCGGTGCTCGCGTCCGAAGTCGTGCGCTACCAGGGCGAACCGGTCGCGCTGGTCGCCGCCGACCACCCGGAAACCGCGCGCCGCGCGATGAAGCGGATCGTCGTCTCCTACGAAGAGCTTTCCCCGGTGACGGACTCCGAAGCCGCCGTCGCGGGCGAAGGGCCTTCGCTGCACGACGGCGGCAACGTCGTCCGGCACGTGAAGATCCGCCGCGGTCCTCAGGACCTGCGCGCCGACGTCGTGGTCTCGGGCGTCTACGAGGTCGGCATGCAGGACCAGGCGTTCCTCGGGCCGGAGTCCGGGCTCGCCGTGCCGGACACCGAAGGCGGCGTCGACCTGTACGTCGCGACGCAGTGGCTGCACGTCGACCAGCAGCAGATCGTCGCCGCGCTGGGGCTGCCGGTCGAGAAGGTGCGACTGACGCTCGGCGGCGTCGGCGGCGCGTTCGGCGGCCGTGAGGACCTGTCGATGCAGGTGCACGCGTGCCTCCTGGCGCTGCACACCGGCAAGCCGGTGAAGATGGTCTACAACCGCGAAGAGTCCTTCTACGGTCACGTCCACCGCCACCCGGCGAAGATGTACTACGAGCACGGCGCCACCCACGACGGGCGGCTCGTGTACGTGCGTACGCGCCTGTACCTCGACGGCGGTGCGTACGCGTCCTCGACGGGCGCAGTCGTCGCGAACGCCGCGACGCTCGGCGTCGGCCCGTACGAAGTGGACAGTGTGTCGGTCGACTGCTGGGGCACCTACACGAACAACCCGCCGTGCGGCGCGATGCGCGGCTTCGGCGCGGTGCAGGCGGCGTTCGGCTACGAGTCGCAGATGGACAAGCTCGCTCTCGCCTGCGGACTCGATCCCGTCGAGATCCGCGTCCGCAACGCACTGAGCGAGGGCGACCTCATGCCGACCGGCCAGGTCGTCGACTCGGCCGCCCCCGTCGCGGAGCTGCTGGAGCTGGTGCGGGCCAAGCCGATGCCGCCCGAGCGGCCCTTCGACCTGCGGCACATGCCGGGCGGGGTGTCGAACACGACGCACGGCGAAGGCGTCGTCCGCGGGGTCGGGTACGCCGTCGGGATCAAGAACGTCTGCTTCTCCGAAGGCTTCGACGACTACTCGACGGCCCGGGTGCGCCTGCAGCTCGTCGGCGGCGAACCGGCCGCGACCGTGCACACCGCGGCCTGCGAGGTCGGCCAGGGCCTCGTCACGATCATGCAGCAGATCGTCCGGACCGAGCTGGGCGTCGACCAGGTCACGGTCCTGCCGATGGACACCTCGATCGGCAACGGCGGCTCGACGTCGGCGTCACGCCAGACCTACGTCACCGGCGGTGCGGTGCAGGCCGCCTGCGTGGCGGTGCGGGCGCGGCTGCTGTCCCGGTTCGACCAGCGGGTGCGCGTGGTCGGCGGCAAGCTCGTCGCGGCGGACGGCCAGGTGCTCGCCGACCTGGTGGACGTCCTCGGCGACGACGTCCACGACGAAACCGTGGAATGGCGGCACCGGCCGACTTCTGCGCTGGACCCGGAAACCGGGCAGGGCACCGCGCACGTGCAGTACGCCTTCGCCGCGCACCGGGCGGTCGTCGACGTCGACACCGAACTGGGCTTGGTGAAGGTGGTCGCGCTGGACTGCGCCCAGGACGTCGGCAAGGCGCTGAACCCCCAGGCCGTGCTCGGCCAGATCCAGGGCGGTTCGGCGCAGGGACTCGGGCTCGCGGTGATGGAGGAGATCCAGACCTCCGGCGGGAAGATCCGGAACCCCTCCTTCACCGACTACCTGATCCCGACGGTCCTGGACATGCCGCCGATGAGCATCGACGTCCTGGAGCGCCCGGACCCGCACGCGCCGTACGGCCTGCGCGGGGTGGGCGAGCCGCCGACGATCTCGTCGACCCCGGCGATCGTGGCGGCGATCCGCGCCGCGACCGGGCTCGCGCTCACGCGCGTCCCGGTGCGGCCGGAGCACCTCACGGGGACTTGA
- a CDS encoding 8-oxoguanine deaminase: MRTLISGGAIATVTGEEYASGHVVVENDRIAEVGEGIYTGEFDERVDASGCLVTPGLVNTHHHLYQWATRGLAADHTLFQWLVALYPVWGRLDAEITHAAATAGMARLALTGCTTVADHHYVFPRDGGDQVAALAAARLRIGVRLHVVRGSMDRGESDGGLPPDNLVESTEDALTGTEAAIDRFHDAAPEAHLQIAAGPCSPFSVTERLMSGAAELARRKGVRLHTHLAETLDEEKQCLAEVGCTPAEYADKLGWLADDVWLAHTIHLAPEAIRRFGATGTGSAHCPTSNGRIGAGIAPIRDLLDAGVPVGLGADGAASNESGGLGEELHQALLQARQRGGPRGLTTREALWMGTMGGARCLGRADDLGSIEPGKLADLAVWDLTGLNHAGITDPVAALVLGTTPPVRRLFVGGKAVVEDATLREADESEIARDLSAASARLREDR, from the coding sequence GTGAGGACGCTCATCAGCGGCGGCGCGATCGCCACGGTCACCGGCGAGGAGTACGCGAGCGGGCACGTCGTCGTCGAGAACGACCGGATCGCCGAAGTCGGCGAAGGCATCTACACGGGCGAGTTCGACGAGCGCGTCGACGCGTCGGGCTGCCTGGTCACGCCCGGCCTGGTCAACACCCACCACCACCTCTACCAGTGGGCGACCCGCGGGCTGGCCGCCGACCACACGCTCTTCCAGTGGCTGGTCGCGCTCTACCCGGTCTGGGGCCGCCTCGACGCCGAGATCACGCACGCCGCCGCCACCGCCGGGATGGCACGGCTGGCGCTGACCGGCTGCACGACCGTCGCCGACCACCACTACGTCTTCCCGCGCGACGGCGGCGACCAGGTCGCCGCGCTGGCCGCGGCCCGCCTGCGGATCGGCGTCCGGCTGCACGTCGTGCGCGGGTCGATGGACCGCGGCGAGTCCGACGGCGGCCTGCCGCCGGACAACCTCGTCGAGTCGACCGAGGACGCGCTGACCGGCACCGAAGCCGCGATCGACCGCTTCCACGACGCCGCGCCGGAAGCGCACCTGCAGATCGCCGCGGGCCCGTGCTCGCCGTTCTCGGTCACCGAGCGGCTGATGTCCGGCGCGGCCGAGCTGGCGCGGCGCAAGGGCGTCCGCCTGCACACCCACCTCGCCGAGACCCTCGACGAGGAGAAGCAGTGCCTCGCCGAGGTCGGCTGCACACCCGCCGAGTACGCCGACAAGCTCGGCTGGCTCGCCGACGACGTCTGGCTCGCGCACACCATCCACCTCGCGCCCGAGGCGATCCGCCGCTTCGGCGCGACCGGCACGGGTTCGGCGCACTGCCCGACGTCCAACGGCCGCATCGGCGCGGGCATCGCGCCGATCCGCGACCTGCTCGACGCCGGAGTCCCGGTCGGCCTCGGCGCCGACGGGGCCGCGTCCAACGAGTCCGGCGGCCTCGGCGAGGAACTGCACCAGGCGTTGCTGCAGGCTCGCCAGCGCGGCGGCCCGCGCGGGCTGACCACGCGGGAAGCGCTGTGGATGGGCACGATGGGCGGCGCCCGCTGCCTGGGCCGCGCGGACGACCTGGGGTCGATCGAACCCGGGAAGCTCGCCGACCTCGCGGTCTGGGACCTGACCGGGCTGAACCACGCCGGGATCACCGACCCGGTCGCGGCGCTGGTGCTGGGCACCACCCCGCCGGTGCGCCGGCTGTTCGTCGGCGGCAAGGCCGTCGTCGAGGACGCCACGCTGCGCGAAGCCGACGAGTCCGAAATCGCCCGGGACCTGTCGGCCGCGAGCGCCAGGCTGCGGGAGGACCGATGA
- a CDS encoding (2Fe-2S)-binding protein, with protein MRLNVRINGEQRQADDVWEGESLLYVLRERLGLPGSKNACEQGECGSCTVYLDEVPVCACLVAAGQAEGRVVRTVEGLADGDTLDPVQQSFVDQGAVQCGFCTPGLVVAAHDLLNRVPDPSDEEIREALAGNLCRCTGYEKILDAVRAAAKGPVGKDAVA; from the coding sequence ATGCGCCTGAATGTCAGGATCAACGGCGAGCAACGGCAGGCGGACGACGTCTGGGAGGGCGAAAGCCTGCTGTACGTGCTGCGTGAACGGCTCGGCCTGCCGGGCTCGAAGAACGCCTGTGAGCAGGGCGAATGCGGCTCGTGCACGGTCTACCTCGACGAAGTCCCGGTGTGCGCCTGCCTGGTCGCGGCCGGGCAGGCCGAGGGCCGCGTCGTCCGCACGGTCGAGGGCCTGGCCGACGGCGACACGCTCGACCCCGTCCAGCAGTCCTTTGTGGACCAGGGCGCGGTCCAGTGCGGCTTCTGCACGCCGGGCCTGGTCGTCGCCGCGCACGACCTGCTGAACCGCGTCCCGGATCCGTCCGACGAGGAGATCCGCGAGGCTCTGGCCGGCAATCTGTGCCGCTGCACGGGCTACGAGAAGATCCTCGACGCGGTGCGCGCGGCGGCAAAGGGTCCGGTCGGAAAGGATGCTGTCGCGTGA
- a CDS encoding FAD binding domain-containing protein: MEFLRPATLAEALALKAERPDAVPIAGGTDVMVELNFDHRRPEALLDLTTVPELAEWSTSDGTIRLGAGVPYSRVIAEVGESVPALAMASRTVGSPQIRNRGTVGGNLGAASPAGDTHPVLLALDARIEAASVRGTRILRAEEFYVGVKRHALDPDELITAVHLPAHAGPQQFAKVGTRNAMVIAVCSFALSLRQGRVGAAIGSAAPTPRRARAAEDFLAAELPWGSTEALPDSLKRRFGELVAEATSPIDDVRGSAAYRKHALRVLARRTLTWAWDDHRTGERACA; the protein is encoded by the coding sequence GTGGAGTTCCTGCGTCCCGCGACGCTCGCCGAGGCCCTCGCCCTCAAGGCCGAGCGGCCGGACGCCGTGCCGATCGCCGGCGGCACCGACGTCATGGTCGAGCTGAACTTCGACCACCGGCGCCCCGAAGCGCTGCTCGACCTGACCACGGTCCCCGAACTGGCCGAATGGTCCACATCGGACGGCACGATCCGGCTCGGGGCCGGCGTCCCGTACTCCCGCGTCATCGCCGAAGTGGGTGAATCCGTCCCGGCGCTCGCCATGGCGTCCCGGACGGTCGGGTCGCCCCAGATCCGCAACCGCGGCACCGTCGGCGGCAACCTCGGCGCGGCCTCGCCCGCCGGGGACACCCACCCGGTGCTGCTCGCCCTGGACGCGCGGATCGAGGCGGCCTCCGTCCGGGGGACCCGGATCCTCCGCGCGGAGGAGTTCTACGTCGGCGTGAAACGGCACGCGCTCGACCCGGACGAGCTGATCACCGCCGTCCACCTGCCCGCGCACGCCGGGCCGCAGCAGTTCGCCAAGGTCGGGACGCGCAACGCCATGGTCATCGCGGTCTGCTCGTTCGCGCTTTCCCTGCGGCAAGGCCGGGTCGGCGCCGCGATCGGGTCCGCCGCACCGACCCCGCGCCGGGCTCGCGCGGCCGAAGACTTCCTCGCGGCCGAACTGCCGTGGGGCTCGACGGAGGCGTTGCCGGACTCCCTGAAGCGCCGCTTCGGCGAGCTGGTGGCCGAAGCGACGTCGCCGATCGACGACGTCCGGGGCAGCGCCGCGTATCGAAAGCACGCGCTGAGGGTACTCGCGCGGCGTACGTTGACGTGGGCCTGGGACGACCACCGGACGGGGGAGCGCGCATGCGCCTGA
- a CDS encoding PucR family transcriptional regulator yields the protein MTTVKTLLGLPGLRLRPLAGADLLDRPVTRIYVTELPDPGRYLSAGELVLSGLLWWRRPGDAEPFVAALARAGAAALAASGADSGGIPDEVVEACERHRIPLLEVPADLSFSVITEQVVLALAAASESARKRLQAAADAPVETLLASASAELGLPCWVLSGLGRVVAGAAALPVPAPDVIRRYAAKESGSLTVVPVEGRHAVPWLVAVGGSLSTAQAELAEELAGLVGVTRARSSSPDVELPDSARVVALRTEGSDESRDVLRELLPDGLLLESTGDTSYAATAGRPSAVELSTVEPLLRARRILCGVSDPASRGEAREVAGYALAVAARRPGRVVVVPAAEVDVHQLLLAGAPDGLRAAVRRRVLGPLLDYDAEQHTDLVHTVRVFLECSGSPTRAAKALHVHVNTLRYRIGRAGELLGADLTEFTDQLDVYLALRAGDQAG from the coding sequence ATGACGACGGTGAAAACTCTGCTCGGCCTGCCGGGGCTGCGGCTGCGCCCGCTGGCCGGGGCCGACCTGCTCGACCGGCCCGTGACGCGCATCTACGTCACGGAGCTGCCTGACCCCGGACGGTACCTGTCGGCGGGCGAGCTGGTGCTGTCCGGCCTGCTCTGGTGGCGGCGCCCGGGCGACGCCGAGCCGTTCGTGGCCGCGCTGGCCAGGGCGGGTGCGGCCGCGCTGGCCGCGTCCGGCGCCGACTCCGGCGGGATCCCGGACGAGGTCGTCGAGGCCTGCGAGCGGCACCGGATCCCGCTGCTGGAGGTGCCGGCGGACCTGTCGTTCTCGGTGATCACCGAGCAGGTGGTGCTCGCGCTCGCGGCCGCGTCCGAGAGTGCGCGCAAACGTTTGCAGGCCGCCGCGGACGCGCCCGTCGAGACGCTGCTGGCGAGCGCGTCGGCGGAGCTCGGCCTGCCCTGCTGGGTGCTGTCCGGCCTCGGCCGGGTGGTCGCCGGGGCCGCCGCGCTGCCGGTACCGGCGCCGGACGTCATCCGGCGGTACGCGGCGAAGGAATCCGGGTCGCTGACGGTGGTCCCGGTCGAGGGACGGCACGCGGTGCCGTGGCTGGTCGCCGTCGGCGGGTCGTTGAGCACCGCGCAGGCCGAGCTGGCCGAGGAGCTGGCCGGGCTCGTGGGGGTCACGCGGGCTCGTTCGTCGTCGCCTGACGTCGAGTTGCCCGACTCGGCGCGCGTGGTCGCGTTGCGGACCGAAGGCAGCGACGAAAGCCGGGACGTCCTTCGGGAGCTGCTGCCGGACGGACTTCTGCTCGAGTCCACTGGGGACACTTCGTACGCGGCGACCGCGGGCCGGCCTTCCGCGGTTGAGCTGTCCACTGTGGAACCTTTGCTTCGAGCGCGGCGGATCCTCTGCGGTGTCAGCGATCCCGCGTCACGCGGGGAGGCACGCGAGGTCGCGGGGTACGCGCTGGCCGTGGCGGCCCGGCGGCCGGGACGCGTCGTGGTCGTCCCGGCGGCCGAGGTGGACGTGCACCAGCTGCTGCTGGCCGGGGCCCCCGACGGGCTGCGCGCGGCGGTGCGGCGGCGCGTCCTCGGGCCGCTGCTGGACTACGACGCCGAGCAGCACACGGACCTGGTGCACACGGTCCGGGTGTTCCTGGAGTGCTCGGGGTCGCCGACGCGGGCGGCGAAGGCCCTGCACGTCCACGTCAACACGCTGCGCTACCGCATCGGCCGGGCGGGCGAGCTGCTCGGCGCGGACCTGACGGAGTTCACCGACCAGCTCGACGTCTACCTCGCACTGCGCGCCGGCGATCAAGCGGGATGA
- a CDS encoding MarR family winged helix-turn-helix transcriptional regulator: protein MDPEITTARQAGYDPRVLAFGRLQGAANRLEYLLGRALERECGITHLMYEVLLIVGRAGADGLTMRSIAQEQVLTTGGATRLVDRMESLGLVTRTASARDRRVQLVRLTSLGEETTVRASRLHVENIEQFFLRPLPPDHRERFAEDLRRLSHFARDALPRLR, encoded by the coding sequence GTGGACCCGGAGATCACGACGGCCCGGCAGGCGGGGTACGACCCGCGCGTGCTGGCCTTCGGGCGGCTGCAGGGCGCGGCGAACCGGCTGGAGTACCTGCTCGGGCGGGCGCTGGAACGCGAATGCGGGATCACGCACCTGATGTACGAAGTGCTGCTGATCGTGGGCCGCGCGGGCGCGGACGGGCTGACGATGCGCTCGATCGCCCAGGAGCAGGTGCTCACGACCGGCGGCGCGACCCGGCTGGTCGACCGGATGGAATCACTCGGCCTGGTGACGCGGACGGCGTCGGCGCGCGACCGCCGGGTGCAGCTGGTGCGGCTGACGTCACTGGGTGAGGAGACGACGGTCCGGGCGAGCCGGCTGCACGTCGAGAACATCGAGCAGTTCTTCTTGCGGCCGTTGCCGCCGGACCACCGCGAGCGGTTCGCCGAGGACCTGCGGAGGCTCAGCCACTTCGCCCGGGACGCCCTCCCGCGGTTGCGTTAG
- a CDS encoding DoxX family protein gives MHTALVVTVIVLNAGIGAADLVKAPFVLATSNAVDVPPSWLPVLGTLKLAGAAGLLAGLLGFAPLGVAAAIGLVLFYVGAIVAHLKARKFATGAAPLLFLGLVAATLL, from the coding sequence ATGCACACCGCCCTCGTCGTCACCGTGATCGTCCTGAACGCCGGAATCGGCGCCGCCGACCTGGTCAAGGCCCCGTTCGTGCTGGCCACCTCGAACGCCGTCGACGTCCCGCCGAGCTGGTTGCCCGTGCTGGGCACGCTCAAGCTCGCCGGCGCGGCAGGCTTGCTCGCCGGCCTGCTGGGCTTCGCACCGCTGGGCGTGGCCGCCGCGATCGGTCTCGTCCTCTTCTACGTCGGCGCGATCGTCGCGCACCTGAAAGCCCGCAAGTTCGCCACCGGAGCCGCTCCGCTGCTGTTCCTCGGGCTGGTCGCGGCGACGCTGCTCTAA
- a CDS encoding DUF2786 domain-containing protein — MGKQKRRVPAEGTQRPRTAEEFGDALLAAASETAKGVRGAAGHHADQLAPDVELPAEAAEGARRAGHFLISRACRSGWLPEDLGQAARRRVDEFARSFVLDALVAYAEQLDAPSWRDRLDEVGAVRWWTASEPHLAQWAAKHILTPAEALTSVIEALGFLMTLPVLTPPGTATPDRSAHHAVDEKKLSRVRALLAKAESSSFPEEAEALTAKAQELMTRYAFDRVLVEAGESRPDVPASRRIWLDTPYVDAKSLLVHVVAKANRCRAVFDARWDFVTVVGDEDDLDAVALLTTSLLVQATRAMIADPAGRDRAFRKSFLVAYATRIGERLERAAAATLKATPDPDRLLPVLASHELRVNAAFTTLFPQVVGKSVTVRSHEGWDAGREAADRARLGDTRS, encoded by the coding sequence GTGGGCAAGCAGAAGCGACGCGTCCCGGCCGAAGGGACCCAGCGGCCTCGGACCGCCGAAGAGTTCGGCGACGCGCTGCTGGCCGCTGCCTCCGAGACCGCGAAGGGAGTCCGCGGCGCGGCCGGGCACCATGCTGATCAGCTGGCGCCGGATGTCGAGCTGCCGGCCGAGGCGGCCGAAGGTGCCCGCCGGGCCGGGCACTTCCTGATCTCCCGGGCCTGCCGGAGCGGCTGGCTGCCCGAAGACCTCGGCCAGGCGGCCCGGCGGCGGGTCGACGAGTTCGCCCGGTCCTTCGTACTCGACGCACTCGTCGCGTACGCCGAGCAGCTCGATGCCCCATCCTGGCGGGACCGGCTCGACGAGGTGGGCGCCGTCCGGTGGTGGACGGCGTCCGAGCCGCACCTGGCGCAGTGGGCGGCGAAGCACATCCTGACCCCGGCCGAGGCGCTGACCTCCGTCATCGAAGCCCTCGGCTTCCTGATGACCTTGCCCGTCCTGACCCCGCCGGGGACGGCGACACCGGACCGTTCGGCGCACCACGCCGTCGACGAAAAGAAGCTGAGCCGGGTCCGCGCGCTGCTGGCCAAGGCCGAGTCGAGTTCGTTCCCGGAGGAGGCCGAAGCCCTTACGGCGAAGGCGCAGGAACTCATGACCCGGTACGCCTTCGACCGCGTGCTGGTCGAGGCCGGCGAGTCCCGGCCCGACGTGCCCGCGTCCCGCCGGATCTGGCTCGACACCCCGTACGTCGACGCCAAGTCGCTGCTGGTCCACGTGGTCGCGAAGGCCAACCGCTGTCGCGCCGTCTTCGACGCGCGCTGGGACTTCGTCACCGTGGTCGGCGACGAGGACGACCTGGACGCCGTCGCGCTGCTGACGACGTCCCTGCTCGTCCAGGCGACGCGGGCGATGATCGCCGACCCCGCCGGCCGGGACCGGGCGTTCCGGAAGTCGTTCCTCGTCGCTTACGCCACCCGGATCGGCGAGCGTCTCGAACGGGCCGCCGCGGCGACGCTCAAGGCCACGCCCGACCCGGACCGGCTGCTGCCGGTGCTGGCGTCGCACGAGCTGAGGGTGAACGCGGCCTTCACCACACTCTTCCCGCAGGTGGTGGGCAAATCGGTGACCGTGCGCAGCCACGAGGGCTGGGACGCGGGCCGCGAGGCCGCCGACCGCGCCCGGCTCGGCGACACCCGCTCG